The region GAGCAAACACCTCTCACATGCCTCCGCTTGGCTGAACTCGCGATGGAAGCTGGCTTTCCCCCCGGTGTGATCAACGTCGTCACTGGCTTTGGTGAAACGGGGGCCGCCATCGTCAAGCACCCCGATGTCGACAAGATTGCCTTCACCGGGTCCGGCGAAACAGCCCAGCGGATCATGGTCGACGCCGCTACCACACTGAAACGAATCACTTTTGAACTGGGCGGCAAGAGCCCGAACATCGTCTTCGCCGACGCGAACCTCGATGCCGCTGTCGCCGGAGCGGAGTTCGGCCTCTTCTTCAACCAGGGGCAGTGCTGCTGTGCGGGCAGCCGGTTGTTCGTGGAAAAATCAATCCACGAGGAGTTCGTCGCTAAGGTTGTTTCCCGTGCGAAGGCCCGCAAACTGGGAAATCCACTTGAGATGGAGACCACTCAAGGGCCGCAGGTCGACCGCGATCAATTCGACAAGATCATGAAATATATCGAACTCGGCAAATCGCAGGGGGCCACCTGCGTCACCGGCGGCCACCGCGTGGGCGAGAGTGGCTTCTTCGTTGCGCCGACCGTTTTCGACGATGTCACCGACGACATGGCCATTGCGACCGATGAAATCTTTGGGCCAGTGCTCAGCATTCTGCCCTTTGAATCCATCGAGGAAGTGACTCGTCGCGCCAATGCCACCACGTTTGGTCTGGCGGCTGCCGTCTGGACGCGGGATGTCGCCAAAGCGCACCGCATTGCCCATAACGTGCGGGCAGGAACCGTCTGGATCAACTGCTACGATGTTTTTGACGCCGCTGCCCCATTCGGCGGCTTCAAAATGAGCGGCATGGGGCGCGAACTCGGCGAAGCGGCCCTCGCCAGCTACACGGAACTCAAAACGGTCACCATGTCCCTGAAGTGATCCGTCCAGGTGGTATCAAAGTAGATTCGGACAGAACAACTTTAAGGTCCGTCTCTTCTTGCCACTTACAACTATCAACCATCCACTCACAACCAGCAAAGACAGCCTCACCATTGACGACAGCCCGCCAACAGTTATCCTTGCAACTGCAGTGAAGGAGAAAAGCCCTGAGCAAGTTTGTCTTTTTTCACTGTGACCGAACCGGGGGCGATCGGAATCGACTGGATCGTTATACGGAATGGTGGCGTGTCGTGGTTGATCAGACGGCCACGTAAAAATCTGATCAAACAACAACTGCCAACACTGGCAACTACGCTCTGGCTGCCTAGAGATAGGTAACCGCGACTGCGAAAGCCCCGCCCATGGCGTTCAAAAGTCGTTCGCAAATACGGGCTGGCTGCGGGTCAATGCGACCTACGCCCGCAGCAAGATTTGTGGGACGCTGGCACTAGAGAAGCCTTGTCCGGCGAGCTTCGAGGTGTGAGATTGATCAACGGACTACACACGTAGAGGCTGTTCCCGCGGCATCACAGGACGGGGGTTCAATTCCCCCCGCCTCCATAGGTCGTCAGGTGAGTCACCTGACGACTTTTTTTGTTCATGAGCGCCACACGTGACAAACTGCAAGACTTTGCGTCATGGCTGCCTGCCCCGTCTTGTTGGCGGAAAGTGTCAGGCTGTGCCAGTGATTGCTGCTGAAAGTCACCCGAAACACTGCCAAAACACTGACAACGGTTTTGCAGATGACCAACCGCCTTTGCCTGGTCAGAGAACTGTCTTCAGCTTTCCACTCGATGGTGACATTCCGCTTGAAAGCTGGCCAGGTCTGCCAGTTGGAGGGCAGTTTCTCCGTTTCCTGACAGGCGAAGAAATCGGGTTCGTCCCGGACGATACTCCGGATGTCGTAACTGATCGGTGGAGCCAGCAGCAGTCGTTGTGACTGCCTGGTGGCGACGTCACTCGACTCACCGGCAATCCACTTCTGGAATTCTGTCTGAAAGAAGTTTCGGGCAGCGGCTTCGGTCCCGACGGGATTCGTCGAACAGCCCACCATGAGAGTCATCACCAACAGCCACGCACTTTGCCATTTCATCACGGACGTCATTCGGATCAGGGGAATACGGCGGGGAGTGATCCGCGATCACAGGCCCATCAGCTTTGCTCCACCTGATACCCGAGGAACCAGACAGACACGGGTCAGACGCCTCGATCCGACTTGGGAGTGAGACAAGATGTGTTTGGGACAATCTTGACACAAATTTGATAACTCTCGGTCCTCTTTTGACCCCCATTTGATGTGACATCTGATTCAATTCATTCGATGAAACCCATCGAGGAGGAATCAGACATGGACATCGTATGGCTCCTGGCCGGGGTCGCCTTCTTTGTCGGCTCGTGCGGCCTTGTGCATTTCTTCGGCAGCCTAAGGGCGGAGGACTAGCTGTGGACTGGACAACAATTCTCGCTCTCGTCGTGGCGGTCGTGCTGGTGATTTACCTCTCGGCTGCTCTGCTCGCACCGGAGAAGTTCTCATGACATCCAACGGACTTGTGCAACTGGCAATCTATCTCGGAGTTCTTCTGGCCTGCGTGAAGCCCCTGGGCTTTTACATGGCCAGGGTATATTCCGGGTCGGCAACCTTTCTTGACCGCTTCATCGGACCACTGGAACGACTGCTGTATCGACTCTGCGGCATCGACAAATCCGCCGAGATGACTTGGCGCCAGTATTCAGTGGCAGCGATGTCCTTCAGTCTGGTGAGCTTCCTTGCGGTCTACGCTTTTCAGCGAACGCAAGGTTGGCTGCCGCTCAACCCTGAATCGCTGCCTGCCGTCTCGCCTGATTCATCGTTTAATACGGCGGTGAGCTTCACGACGAACACGAACTGGCAGGGATACGGCGGCGAGACCACGATGAGCTACCTCACGCAGATGCTGGCCCTCACCGTGCAGAATTTCGTTTCGGCGGCAGCTGGCATGGCCGTGCTGGTCGCTCTGATTCGGGGCTTTACCCGGCACACAACGGAAACTATCGGCAACTTCTGGGTCGATCTCGTGCGTGGAACGCTCTACATCCTGCTACCGCTGTCGCTGTTTTTGGCCGTCGCACTCGTTTCGCAGGGAGTCGTGCAGACTTTCAACTCGTATCACGAAGTCGCGTTTCTTGAACCGACCGTTGATGCCGAAGGTCATGCCGTCACCACACAGAGCATCGCTGTCGGTCCAGCCGCTTCGCAAATTGCGATCAAACAGCTTGGCACTAATGGCGGCGGATTCTTCAACGTGAATTCGGCCCACCCGTTGGAGAACCCCACGCCGCTCTCAAACTTCCTTCAATTGTTAGCTATTCTGCTGATTCCTGCCGCCCTGTGCTACACGTTCGGCGAGATGATTGGCGACCGCCGCCAGGGTTGGGCAGTACTGGCGGCGATGCTGGTGATCTTCGTTCCGCTGCTGGCGGCCACGACGATCACTGAACAGTCGGGAAACCCGATCCTCGCCCGCCTGGGGGCCGACCAGTCGGCATCCGATTCACAGCCGGGTGGAAACATGGAGGGAAAAGAATCCCGCTTTGGAATTGTGAACTCGTCGCTGTGGGCGGTGGCAACGACTGCTGCTTCGAACGGTTCCGTGAACTCGATGCATGACTCCTTCACGCCCCTGGGAGGTCTTGTACCGATGTGGCTGATGCAGTTGGGCGAAGTGATCTTCGGTGGCGTCGGCTCCGGCCTCTACGGCTTATTGATGTTCGCCATTGTCGCTGTTTTCCTCTCCGGCCTGATGGTCGGACGCACGCCGGAATATCTCGGCAAGAAGATTGGCGCCTTCGAAATGAAAATGGCTGCTCTGGCAATCCTGTTTCCCTGTGCGATGGTGCTTGTGGGAACGGCGGTGTCCGTCGTCTCGGCGTCTGGTCGAGCGACGATCTTCAACCCTGGTCCACATGGTTTCAGCGAAGTGCTGTACGCCTTCTCGTCAGCAGGGAACAACAACGGCAGTGCCTTTGCGGGACTGGGAGCGAACACGCCGTTCTACAACGGCCTTCTGGGCCTGGCGATGCTCGTCGGGCGGTTCTGGGTGATGCTGCCGGTCCTGGCGATTGCCGGTTCGCTGGCGGCGAAGAAGACCGTGCCTGCTGGGCCGGGAACTTTACCAACACACACGCCGCTGTTTGTTGTCCTGCTGGTGGCCGTGGTGATCGTGGTGGGAGCCTTGAGCTTCTTCCCAGCCCTGGCTCTAGGGCCAATTGTCGAGCACCTGCTAACGGCGAACCAGGAGTAATCATCATGACCAAAACATCAACAACACTGTTTGATCGCAAAATTCTCAGTGATGCCGTCAGGGCGTCGTTCTTGAAGCTCGATCCCCGTGTGCAGCTTCGCAATCCGGTGATGTTCGCCGTCTACCTGGGCAGCATCCTGACAACGATTCTGTGGCTGAACTCGCTGAGCGGATCGACCGGCGAATCATCAACCTTCGTGCTTGGCGTGGCCGTGTGGCTATGGTTCACCGTGCTGTTTGCCAACTTCGCTGAGGCCATCGCTGAAGGCCATGGCAAGGCCCAGGCGGCTTCTCTCAAGAAGAGTCGCACAACGGTCATAGCCCGCAAGATCGCCAATAAGGCAGATCGGATCACCGAAGAAGTTCCGGCGACCGACCTCAAGATCGGCGACATCGTGATTGTCAAAGCGGGCGAAACGATACCGGCGGACGGCGAAGTCATTGAGGGAGTCGCCTCGGTCGATGAGAGTGCCATCACTGGCGAAAGTGCTCCGGTTGTGCGAGAGAGCGGCGGCGACCGCAGTTCGGTGACCGGAGGGACACGAGTGATTTCTGACTGGCTTATTATCCAGGTGAGGACGCTCCCCGGCCAAAGTTTTCTCGACCGTATGATTGCGATGGTCGAAGGTGCCAAGCGGCAGAAAACTCCCAACGAGATCGCCCTCGCAATTCTGTTAGCCGCCCTGACCCTGATCTTTCTGCTCGTGGTGGCCACGCTGCTCCCCTTTTCGATCTTCAGTGTTGAAGTTTCCGGCCAGGGAAGGGCAATCAGTCTCACGGTGCTGGTGGCTCTCTTCGTGTGCCTTGCACCCACCACCATCGGGGCGTTGCTGTCCGCCATTGGCATTGC is a window of Planctopirus limnophila DSM 3776 DNA encoding:
- a CDS encoding aldehyde dehydrogenase family protein produces the protein MTTTLTPPRKYAAPAIKQTKLLIGGEWCDAADGRTFATYNPVNEEKIADVALAVKVDVDRAVAAARKAFESGPWHTMDARDRGQLIGKLADLIEANFDELAALETLDNGKPIRDSRGADLPLVIDCLRYYAGWADKIVGQTIPVRGEYFTYTRREPTGVCGQIIPWNFPMLMVAWKWGPALAAGCTIVMKPAEQTPLTCLRLAELAMEAGFPPGVINVVTGFGETGAAIVKHPDVDKIAFTGSGETAQRIMVDAATTLKRITFELGGKSPNIVFADANLDAAVAGAEFGLFFNQGQCCCAGSRLFVEKSIHEEFVAKVVSRAKARKLGNPLEMETTQGPQVDRDQFDKIMKYIELGKSQGATCVTGGHRVGESGFFVAPTVFDDVTDDMAIATDEIFGPVLSILPFESIEEVTRRANATTFGLAAAVWTRDVAKAHRIAHNVRAGTVWINCYDVFDAAAPFGGFKMSGMGRELGEAALASYTELKTVTMSLK
- the kdpF gene encoding K(+)-transporting ATPase subunit F, with product MDWTTILALVVAVVLVIYLSAALLAPEKFS
- the kdpA gene encoding potassium-transporting ATPase subunit KdpA, with the protein product MTSNGLVQLAIYLGVLLACVKPLGFYMARVYSGSATFLDRFIGPLERLLYRLCGIDKSAEMTWRQYSVAAMSFSLVSFLAVYAFQRTQGWLPLNPESLPAVSPDSSFNTAVSFTTNTNWQGYGGETTMSYLTQMLALTVQNFVSAAAGMAVLVALIRGFTRHTTETIGNFWVDLVRGTLYILLPLSLFLAVALVSQGVVQTFNSYHEVAFLEPTVDAEGHAVTTQSIAVGPAASQIAIKQLGTNGGGFFNVNSAHPLENPTPLSNFLQLLAILLIPAALCYTFGEMIGDRRQGWAVLAAMLVIFVPLLAATTITEQSGNPILARLGADQSASDSQPGGNMEGKESRFGIVNSSLWAVATTAASNGSVNSMHDSFTPLGGLVPMWLMQLGEVIFGGVGSGLYGLLMFAIVAVFLSGLMVGRTPEYLGKKIGAFEMKMAALAILFPCAMVLVGTAVSVVSASGRATIFNPGPHGFSEVLYAFSSAGNNNGSAFAGLGANTPFYNGLLGLAMLVGRFWVMLPVLAIAGSLAAKKTVPAGPGTLPTHTPLFVVLLVAVVIVVGALSFFPALALGPIVEHLLTANQE